From Aegilops tauschii subsp. strangulata cultivar AL8/78 chromosome 5, Aet v6.0, whole genome shotgun sequence:
CCGCGGCCGACGAGGAAGATGTCGCGGCCCAGCGCGACGGCGCGCGCGTGCGCGAACACGGAGCGGCCGCAATGCAGCAGAGCCAGCGGCAGCGGCAGCGCGGCGAcctggagctgctgctgctccggccgGAACTGGAGCAGCGCCTGGGCAAAGGCGCCCCCGTGGTCGGGGACGGAGACGGCGAGCAGGGAGGGCTGGAGCTGGCCCCGCGCGCGGCGGAGCTGGAGGAAGGCGTGGGACGCGAGGAGGTCGGCAAAGCGGCGGCAGACGGCGGGGATCGGCGGGAGGGAGACCCGGGGCACGCGGACAAGGCACTCGAGGATGAGGTCGTCGGGCAGCGCGGAGATGGGCGGTGGTGGTTGGGCGGGGAAGCAGAGGCTGGTGGTGGAGGAAGCAGCAGCAGGAGCGGAGATGGGGACtgggacggggacggggacggagATGTGGCGGTCGGGGTCGGCAGGGATGCAGGACTTGACGAACCACGACATGCTGCGGGAGTGGCAGCTGTCCGCGGCCATGACAGTGGCctcgggggctcgccggagtggaTCGGGGTCGCGGTGCTGCACTCGCGGGTGGTGAGTACTTCTACGAGTCCATGGCCGTACCGTCAAAGTTGGGCCGTGGATTTGGGTTAGATTTTGGGTGCGATTTAGATTAGGAGATTGGTTGTGACTGTGATTGGGCATTGAGGAGGAGTAGCGGGGACCAGCCGTTGGGCACTGTGCCGGTGCGGCGGATGGCGGATTTGATTGCTTATTCAAGTCAGGATTttcacaaaacaaaacaaaatgatttGGCTATATCTATGTAGTTTTGACGAAACAACACCATACATTGTCAAGTACTGTAAATACACCTATTTCATAAAAATGGGTCGCCTTTTTTATGTTTGACCGTATTTATATAATAATACATCAATATTTATGCCGTCAAATTAGTAGCATTAGATTCATGATAAAATATATTTATCATATACCTACTTGGTTTCATAAACATTGATATATTTTTGCATAAACGCGGTCAAACTTTGAGATAATTTGACCATACAACATTTATTCCGTCAAATTAGTAGCATTAGATTCATGATAAAATATATTTATCGCATACCTACTTGGTTTCATAAACATTGATATACTTTTTCATAAACTCGGTCAAACTTTGAGATAATTTGATCATACAATAAAGTTGGAAGTACACTTTTTTAAGAATGGAGAGAGCGTGCTAGGATAAGAGGGTcggattttgtgtgtgtgtgaaacATAGACGCAGACACTTACAAACATGTAAGACACTAGGAGTTAGGTTGCTCGAAAAATAACGATTTAGCTGTTGGTGATGTGAAATTGGCTCCCGCAAAAAAAGTGATGTGAAATTGGCATAACCTCGGGTTGACCAAATATTTTACTCCTCCCCGTATGCAACTCTCAGCCATCTAGGGTTTTCCCGCCTTCCATCGGCCCGGCTGCCAATCTGCCTTGTCTTCTGTGGTCTTAGATCATGGAGGCGCAGTGGGACCGACCATTGCTGACGGAAGGGCATCTCCTTCGTTTTTAGGTGTTATTTTGAGTTTGTTTACAGTTTGTGTCCTGCTCGGAAAGGCAAGGCTGCGACGTCGAAAGTGGAATAAGGTTCTCCTCGCCTAACCCTCGCCCCGGTTGTGCATCTCACGTCATCGGAGGGCATGTGGAGGTATGTCTTTGACGGATCTCACGGGATTCAGTTGGTGTTTGTCTTCGGTGGATCTGGTCCTCGTTCTTCTGCGTTCGTGTATCTATAAATTGGATTCTTTCGATCTACACTTCTCTTCATCAACGACGATAATTGTTCCGATGCGCTGGTGCTTTGAGGCCTTAGCACGATGAGTTTTCGACAAATTACTACAATAAGGTGTGCCCCGCTCTtgtgagggaggggcgatgacgatGCGCCTTAGGCTTGCTCCAATGCTTGTAATCGTCGTTAAATGGTCTACTAGCATTGATGTATTTTTTGTTACTTCTAGTGTTTTTTTTACTACCGTGATGTTTGATGAATAgattagaattttttttgaaaataaaaaGTTGGTGTAAGCTTAGTGTTGGAGACTGAAccaaactactccctccatctcagttTATAAGTCATACGCGTATACCTAGGTTGCCAATTTTATCACCataatataaactatataacacgaaaattataccgtttgaaaatagaacatctgaagtttatattgatatatttttttgtaatatatgacttgtattaggttggtcaaattAACGACCTAGGAGTATGCGCACGTCGTGTAAACTGAGAGAGAGGAAGTACTTAAGTAGGTGGAGGCTACTTGTGTCATCAAGAAAGAAAGTTAGTGGAAGCTACTTGCTGGTGGTAGATCATTTGATTCTCCATAATTTTCTAGTGGAGGCAGATGGTTGTTAAAGATAGTCCATTTTCATATGCGAACCACGTGATTTGTGAAAGGAAGACACCAACATCCAAACAAAAAAGGTGCTTGCATCTTGAACCTGAAGCAAGTGTAAATGCAAACCATTGACCAAATGGTGCGTCGTGAGTTAATCAGTGCCTATGTTGACAAATATGGCCACAGTAGGACAACAAGATCTCGACGTTGATTTGGTAACCACATGCTAGCAAAGGAGAGCCCACTCACCTCGGCTTGGTGGGGGGTGCCTAGCTTTACCAATACGGCATCTAGTCCGGCCAGCCGGAGCGGGAGACGACGTCAGGTGGCACTCCCTCGCGGCTGTTGCCGACCGGCCACCACGGCCCAGCTGAGCCATGCCACCAGCCACGCTGCAGCACGGCGGCGATGACGGCGAGTGGTTCGCGGAGGTGGTGGTGGTCCGGCACGGGGAGACGTCGTGGAACGCCTCCCGCATCGTTCAGGTCCGATCCGCCGATCTCAGTATAGATATCTTCAGTTCTGCATTCAGATGTGGAAGCTCAATCATCTTTTATTCTGGGCCGTTTCTCCTTGGCGCGATTCCCGAATGAACTATGAACAGCCCTAATTATCTGGTCATTTTCTCTCTAATAACTGACAGAACACACGTTGTAATCAATCTTGCAACAGGGACAAATGGATCCACAACTAAATGAGACCGGCAGGCAGCAAGCTGTTGTGGTATGTACTATAGTTCATTTGCTCATTAGCACTGAGCCACTGACATTTTCTTAAATTCGTCTAAATCTGATGCGGACTCGGCCATTAGGTGGCCCGTCGTCTGTCTGGAGAGGCCAAGCCGGCTGCTGTATATACTCCTCCGACCTCAAGCGTGCTGCCGAGACCGCACAAGCCATAGCTAAAGCTTGCGATGTACCAAACGTAAGAACATACGATCGATGTTTCTTACCGCGATCAGTGTGGTTTTTTTTAGGGCTAATGGCAGGTGCTCTGCCTTTTCATTATAGTTTAGGAATTTACAAGGGAAAAGTTTAAAGCCCTAAAGCAGACAAAAGGATAGAGATACAGCAGATTTACAAAGCTAAGGCCTCATATTGGCCATGTCCAAGTATGCTAAGTCAGACCTGACTAAGCAAGCCACCATATCAGCAGTTAAAGACAGGTTTTGGAATATTCTTCGGTTTCGTTCATTTCAAATATTCCAAGCAAAGTATAGCGCAGCTGCTGCCTTTTTCTGCTGCCCATAGGCAAAACTTCTCCACCAGGTTGCGATGGAGGTGAACGGCAAGGTTGCTTGAAGTTGAATGTTAGGCAGCATGGTGTTGATCTTCTGCCACACTTCCTTTGCAAAAGGGCAGCCACAGATCAGATGAGCGGCAGTCTCAATCGTTTGGTCGCAGAGGGAGCAGGTGTCGTTGTGTTCACATCCTCTCGCGCGAAGACGATCAGCAGTTGGCAGTCTATTTTGAGACAGAAGCCAACCAAAGAATTTGATCTTTCCCTCCACCTTTGCTTTTCAAAGGGCATTCAGCTCAGGCTTCGCAATGGTTCCGATGAATTGGGCATCATAAGCAGTGGCAGCAGTGTATGATTTGTTGTCGTTCCATTTCCACTCAATGTCATGCGGTTGATCCGAGAGGTTAACCCCTTGTATCCGGTGCCAAAGGTCAATGAAACTGATCAGATCCTCAGTGGTGCTAAGTTGCTCGATTCCTTTCATCCAGCGGCCTCGATGGAGAGCAGCCGCCACCGAGGCATTTTTCCGCCTTGCAAGCTTATGTAGGTTTGGGGCGATGTCCTTAGGTGCAGAACCATTTAGCCATGAGCTACTCCAGAATTTAGCACTTTGACCGTCACCAAGCTTGACAGTTGTGGAGGCGTTGAACAGCTGCATGTTAGTGCTAGTGCATGGAATTGCAATCCAACCCAAGGCCTATTGGGGTATTTCCAGAACGCTAGGTTTTTTATTCCAAGGCCCCCAAGCTTTTTGGGGGAGCATACTTGTTGCCAATTGACTGCACAGTGGCCTTCTTTggcctcttcttctcctttccaAAGAAAACTTCTTCGGAGCTTGTCAATCCTCTTTACAACCCACTTGGTTGGAGCAAAAATTGTCAGATAGTACGTGGTCAAGGAGGTTAACACCGAGTTGATGAGAGCCAGCCGTCCCATCCTGTTAAGTAATTTTCCCTTCCAGCCCGCAAGCTTTGCTGCGATTTTATCAATGAGCACTTGAAAATCCACCCTCCGAAGCTTGCGAATGCTCAGAGGCATCCCAAGGTACTTGCACGGGAGGGAGCTGATTTCGCCCTCAAACTCAGCTAGAACCTCCTCAATCACATGGTCCTCACATGCAATTGGGTATGCTGCTGATTTGCTGAAATTTGTGCAGAGGCCGGAGATCTTGCCAAAGGCTGCAAGGATGGATTGAAGAGCAGCCACTTCAGCTCGGACAGGATTCATGAATAGGGCAGCATCGTCTACGTAAAGACTGACTCTGACTGAGGCACTGTGATAATTGATTGGACTAAGAATATGTTTCTTAGTAGCTTTGTCAAGGATTCGTTGTAGGGGGTCAATGGCCAGCAGGAAGAGCAACGGCAATGATCTTCGTTGTGGTTCTCATCTCTGAAGATCCTGTTTTTTTACCTCGTGTTAAGGGTGGTGGAGAGAGCCTGAACCAGCTTACCCAGCGGTGCGTCGCCTACCTAAACAAAATCGCTCAGCAACACATGGGTAAGCGGGCAATGATCAGATTCAGCACTGTCGTGTTAGTGTTGTCACACCGCGCTCTAACTGAGCCCTGAGCTCTTTGACGACAGGGGAGCGGGTGATCATGGTCTCTCACGACGCGGCGACAGTGGAGCTCTGCCGGCACACTGATCCCCCCGGCAGCTCGGTTCGCCGGAACGTCCCCAACACCTCGCTCAACGTCTTCCACGTCTCCGGTGTCAACGGGCAGTGGGTCCTCACGAGGTTCGGCGACGTCCGCCACCTCTTCtgcctaagagcatctccaacagacgcGCGCAGGCGGCGTGTTAAAAGTTTTTTACTACGTCGAAATAGCGGTTGAACTGGTCAGTTGCTTCAGCAGGCGCTCAAATTTTTTAGCGCCCCAGCGTGCCGCTTAGCAGGCGCGGTAAAATAGAGCGCGTGCACCCAGCATTGTCTTCAGATATATGCGACACATGGCACATATGAGGTTATGTGGCCATGCCTTCTTTGCCAATGTAAGGGTGTTGCTTTCGAAAGTCCAATTCGGCTCTTGGGAGCATACGCTCCTAcacaccaaaaatattattttacaAATGTCAActgttttataaaaatgtttattATCACACAAAAATGCTACATGCAATTATTTAGGGGAAAGATTAAACAAATTAAACATTTGTGAAAAAGAAGTCAAAGAGCAAATGTTAACTTCAAATGTAATACTTAATTATTAGGAGCACTGCTATCCCGTTTCGCATGAAAATTGTCAAGCAACTTATACACTATCAAGAACatctttaaaaaaaattcaaaatataTATAATCTACTTGCTATTTATTTTGAATGTACTATTCATCCGGAAGTATATGCACCTCAAAGACAAATCGGCCATCACGCTTTTGGAAATCCAATTCGGCTCTTGAGACAAAACGACCATCCCTGTTGCTTTTCCTTTTTATGTTTTTGGTTTGTCTGtaataagggcatctccaactcTGACACGCAACCGTCCGGACCGCGTGATCCGGACGTGTTTTGCCATTCAATATGAGTTTGTATCGGTCTGCCGACCGGTTTGGACATGATTTTTGCCGCAAGCCGGAAACAAACTAGGGGGGCTTTGCCAGCGTCCAGACCGTCGCCACGCCCGCTCCCAATAGCCGTGGCCCAACCAAAACGCATCTCCCACCTCTCCTATGCTTTCCATCCAACGCTCTCCTGTGTTTTTTTTCAGTTTATATGAAAATTATCTGATTTGCATGTAATTTATCTGATTGATTTAAACCCGACGTGAAATGTATGCGCCTAGGTTTGGATGACCGCTCCCGTATCCATGATGCGGAGTCTGATTTACGGGTCTTGAAGATGCCCTAAGACTAATAGTTATTTGATTGAAAATCGATCGAGGTGTTGTCGttgtttttattttaaaaatCACACATGATGACACCAAAAGAAGGTCGCCGGAGAAAAGGACGCCGGCGTCGTCAAGAGGGATCGGCCGGCAAGAGGAGCTGATATCTCGTGCATTGTTGTCTCGTCAAGACTCATCACACTAATTAAGGCATGTGCGTTGTCTCATCCATTGTTGTTGTGCTCATCGAGTTGGAGAGTATCTTCATTAGATGAGCTGAGAGCAGCTTCCATTAAAATAAGAGCACGCGTGTCCGGCAAGATTTACACTAAAAAATGGTGATAAAGAAGAACAGAGCAACGCTTTCCTGGAAGCTGCAAGCCAGTCCGCAGCGAACCCGGGAGATACCACTGTCCTTCTACTCGTCTCTGTGCTGCATGTAAGAGAGAGTACGCCACCAACCATGGCCGGTCGAGCACGAGCAGCAACGTCACCTCCTGCTTCGCCACCGCCGGGCAAGCAGTTcgcggaggtggtggtggtgcgacACGGCGAGACGTCGTGGAACGCCACCCGCACCATCCAGGTCTGTCCACTTACCTCCTCCACCGTCGATCTTCTCCGGCTGACAGAGAGCCATCTCCCCAAATCTCGTGCTCGCAGGGGCAGATGGATCCGGAGCTGAACGATACCGGCAGACGACAGGCTCTCGTGGTACGTACGCTCTCCAGTCATCACAGAAATACTCTGATAGCAAAATACTTATGAGGACCCCTCTCTGAATTCGGATCCCAAGGTTGCCCGCCGGCTGTCGAGGGAAGCCAAGCCAGCTGCCGTCTACTCCTCAGACCTCAAGCGCGCCGCCGAGACCGCGCAAACCATAGCTACAGCCTGCGGCGTATCCTCTGTACGTATGTTCCTTCCTGATTGCTGAGTCCATGGATGCTTTTCTTGATCGGCTCATGACATGAGCTGCTTGGTTTCAGCTGGTGCTGGATCCAGCGCTGAGGGAGAGGCACATGGGAGATCTCCACGGCTTGGCGTTTGACGACGCCGTCAGAAGGAACCCTGAGATCTTCTCTTCTTACTCGAGGACCCAAGAAATACCCGTAACCTCCATGCTTCCGTCCGAATTTTCTCAGTTATTCTGTTCTGTTCTGCCACTTCTCACATGGAAATTATGTTAGCATCGCGTCGAAATATCTATTCCATGGCATTCTCCACTTTTGTAGGGTGGTGGGGAGAGCCTCGATCAGCTATCCAAGAGGTGTGTCTCGTACCTGAACACGGTGGCTGAGAAGCACAAGGGTAGGCATCAATCCTCACCCTGACACCGCAGATTTTTTTGTCCCTGGGCATCGGAACAGTTGCCGCTGAGCAGAAAAAGGAAAAGCTGATTTTTGTTTTGCCTGGCTGCGTTGACAGGGGAGCGGGTGATCGTGGTTACCCATGGCGCGAGCACGGAGGAGCTGTGCATACACGCCGACCCGACCAGCCCGGTGCGCGGGAAGCTCTACAACACTTCGATCTGCGTCTTCCGTATCGGCGGCGGTGAATGGATCCTCGAGAAGGCCGGCGACGTCGGCCATCTCGATCAAGGTGAATTCCTTGAGGACGCATTTGGCGGCGATGGCGTATCTGCGTGACGACGTGGTACCGCTGTTTCCCTTTCGCCGACGCATTCATCAGCAATCTACAGTTCACACAAAGCCAGTTCGACCGGCCAATGTCATTGCACTGACGTGTTATTAATTCATCCTGGGTGAAACAATAAATGATCAAATTACTACTCGAGAGACGCTGCAGTTGGTTTGCAACTGTTTACTATAGTTGCTACTACCACTATCCAGACATGCAGTTGGTTTGCAACTGTTAGGTCGTCAATTTGACTAGTGAAACATATATTACACGCCCTTATAAATATATCACTGAATTCGCCGCCAAATGAAAATACTCCATTGATAGACATGTTACACAGCCAAAAGTTTCTTAGAGAGATGATTTTTGATTTTGAAATCCAATTCATAGATTTGTCTCAAACCTTGATACATGATTTTCCGTTTAATAATAACCTTTAaaaaaaggaggatgacccccggcctctgcatctgggcgatgcatgcggccatcttattaattattcacacaggTCATACAAAGTAATACATCAATCAGTCTGAAGCCATCATCTAGGCAACACCTGTTGCTACTCCTATCTCATTGATGAAGGTGTGCCGAATAtccgggcctaataccaaacGGACATCACACCAAaccctaacatctaaagccggatgCCCAAGCCCAGCCACACACCGGGACTAGGTCCCATACCGGACCGACGCACTCTCAGAGGCagccgccgccatcttccaccgGTCCATCTCCAGAGCAGAAACTGACCCATCGACCTTGCCTGGtctgccgtcgacgccaccacgatgCCAGACAACTCCACCATCCTACACGTATCCGTCCACAAGCGCCCGCCGCCGAACCTCCGCAGCACCATGCCATCGGGATCCGCCGTCGGCTTTGTGGTGGATGAGACACCGCTCTTCCGCTTGTCCCGTCCAACTAGcacttgctccaaaacgatgccctcTAGAGGGACAACGGCATCAAAGGTACCGTCATCGTCCGATCCGATAGatccagatctagggtttcccccggagcatcACGAGTGGGGTGCCATGACCTGCAACAACGATGCCTTGAGAAGGGAACGACGTCATAGACCCCGCCATCGTCTGCCATGACCGAAGTCGGCGCGATTTTCACTGAAAGTCGCGTCCCCCCAACCTCGCAGCTGGCTGGAACCGAACTGGGCCACTTTtcgaaataataataataagattTTTAGTGGCAACAACTTAAGCCCACATCCTCTAAAGAATACAGCTTACCGAAAAGGTTTTTTTGTTTTACCgaaaaagtaaagaaaacaacTTGCGCCTACTTTTGGAGTTGATGCTGATAGATACTTGGCCCGGCCCGTGGGTATGAGGCAGGGTAACACTATATCAACTTCCATGTTAAGGACCCTAAAAAAACTTCCATGTTAAGTATAATATTACCCTATTTGCATGACAACTGATTGTGTTTTATGAACCTGCTCACATAGAGGACAAGTATGAGTGTCTAGTTCAATTTCCTGATGTTTGCAACAAATGTAGTGGAGTTGTGGTCATGGGAGATATCACCAGGAAAACCATTGAGAAGAATATGCCTTGTGTGCTTTCCAGATGGAGCCATGCCTTTAATTCCATCATA
This genomic window contains:
- the LOC109781944 gene encoding phosphoglycerate mutase-like protein 4 — protein: MAGRARAATSPPASPPPGKQFAEVVVVRHGETSWNATRTIQGQMDPELNDTGRRQALVVARRLSREAKPAAVYSSDLKRAAETAQTIATACGVSSLVLDPALRERHMGDLHGLAFDDAVRRNPEIFSSYSRTQEIPGGGESLDQLSKRCVSYLNTVAEKHKGERVIVVTHGASTEELCIHADPTSPVRGKLYNTSICVFRIGGGEWILEKAGDVGHLDQGEFLEDAFGGDGVSA
- the LOC141023371 gene encoding phosphoglycerate mutase-like protein 4; translated protein: MPPATLQHGGDDGEWFAEVVVVRHGETSWNASRIVQGQMDPQLNETGRQQAVVVARRLSGEAKPAAVYTPPTSSVLPRPHKP